The Tripterygium wilfordii isolate XIE 37 chromosome 21, ASM1340144v1, whole genome shotgun sequence genome segment AAACAAGAAATTTGAACATTACTTAGAGGACGCTCCAGCTGCTGGACAGAGACTCTCTCTCTACGACGAGCAACGAATCTTGCTTTGGATGGTAAAATTGCCGCAAAAACACCAACCGAGTGCTTCTGAGGCTCACTGACTGATGCAGAGAAGTTCAGACTGAATTGTTTGACAGAGAAGGAATTCCGAGAGCTTCTGGGTTGAAAGGTAACAGAACTAAGGCTTATAGTGCTAGAAGAAGCGCCGAGCGCCATCTGCCCCTTTTAGAGTTCAACGTGATGCTGGATTTGGTGCGCAAGGGAGAAAGCAGTGGCCAAGGATAAGACGCGAATTAGAAACCAAGTCACAGAACCTACTCACGTGAGTGCCACGTGAACCCAAAAACCGCTGTTACAAAGATAGCGCTGACGTCTATGTAGGTCATGTGACGTCCAAACATAATCGTAAAAATCGATATGAACATTCAGGGCAATGATGAAGAGAAAATTCAGATTACAGATCGAAGTTTCATTGAATTGAATTTGGAAAAAATCGGCATTAATTTCCCATGAGACGCCCTGTACCTTCTTTACATTCCCATCAATCCCTAATTCCCTAATTGAAGTAATTAACGATCGCTGAGCCCTAATTCCAAAATCAATCGGAAACAAACAGCAAAATACCTAGACAATGCCAATAACAAAGGATTCTAAGAGCTAGTAAACTTTGTGACGGCCTTGGTGCCTTCAGAGACGGCGTGCTTGGCGAGTTCACCGGGGAGCACCAGCCTGACAGCAGTCTGGATCTCGCGAGAGGTAATGGTTGGCTTCTTGTTGTAGCGAGCGAGCCTGGAAGACTCCTGTGCGAGTTtctcaaagatatcattgatgaAGCTGTTCATGATCCCCATCGCCTTGCTCGAGATCCCGATATCTGGATGCACCTGCTTTAGAACCTTGAAGATGTAGATCTTGTACGTCTCCACGCTCTTCTtggccttcttcttcttcttctccgccGAGACTGGCGCCTCCTTCGGCAACTTCTTCTCCGCTCTCGGCTTTTTCTCGGCTGCTGGGGCCTTCTCCGCCGGCTTCTTGTCCGCCTTTGGTGCCATCGAAGTAACTTCAACGAAATTCCCGCGAGAAAAACGAAACAAATTCTTGACTATGCGAGGATGGCGTGAGAATGGGAATGATTTTGATGTTGGGAGGTTTCAAATATATAGGAGGTGCGGTTGAGAGTTGATTGGTTAATTTGGGTGAGACGCGGATCGAAGACGTGGACGGTTGGATCTGGTGAGGATGCTAATGGACAATCATAGATGGTGTTTGTTTTCGGAGGGACCTTTTGAAAATCGGAGACTGAAATTTCTAGAAGGGCGAACTgttgaaaacaaattcaaagcCGGATTGGACTTTGGAGGAGCTAATTGGGCCTGGCATATTGAGCGCCCGTGCCCCGTCTACTGAAGCCCACACACCGAGTGGGCTTAATTATGTAGTTTGAAGTCTCTTTTTGGAAAACTTTAATCACATCCCAATGtttattaaaatattcattgTTACGTGTAACccatataattttaaatttttataaatatactAAAAGTATATAAAAATTGAGACATTTTGCTAGTGCACCTCAAgtagaaaacagagaaaaaaaaaacaagggtaAACAATCAACGCTGCAATAATCAACTAGTCAAAACACAATAGGGATTTCCACTTCAAAAATACATCAAAATCAACCCGCCAAACACACAACAGGGAAGCCCTTCGTTTTCGGTAGGAGAAACACAACAAACAATCCCATAATTAGTATCCAAgcaggaaagaagaagaatatagcGGCGCGCGTATGGCACAACAACGATAAGAAAGCATGTGCTATGATGAAACTGAAAAGCATGTTAGAGCTAACAACAAATGCAAATACTGCAATTCTTGTCTCCATTGAGAATGTTTCACTTGGTTTCAAATCAACAAGTAAAAACCCCCAATCGCAACCTGCCTTAAAACCAAGCATACGACGTGTTAATTGGTGTGAAAATGCAATTTATCCGCAAAATTGAAGTCATTAAGGCATTTTATCGAATACATGGTATAAGCCTACTTAGAGTAACTTGCttagtttcatatagacttttTAAGATGCCTCACGAGAATCAGTGTTACATGTCCAATATCAACTCTTGAAAATTGAAGTCATTGAAGCATTTTATCGAATACCTAGCAGATGAACATCTGAACACAAGCTTGAAGAAGTAGTTTTCTCCTTCCGACCCTATCGATAACGTAGATGGAAATGTCGATAATTAACAGTGGCATACTTGATTTCTTGAaaagcttcttcaatggatGTTTTACTTGCTTTGCCACATATCTAGCCATTTTAATTTGCTTGAGCTCTTCATCGTCGGTGTCTCCATGATGATAAAATACCGAACGAGGAGTACATGACCCGGAACACCTACAAGTCCCAATGAAATTATCTAATCATTATTGTGAACACCTGCAGCGAGAATAGAGGCATGCAAATCCCTTTTTTCACTTTCATGGTTTAGGCGGACACGCCCTACACTCTGTTTTTCGAAGACATTGGGGGTGGGGTGTTATGAACGGAGatcaaaaaaaacacaaagtcaaTGAGAGTTGAGGTTTGTCTAGTAAACATTGGGGGGTAAGTAAAGTTTTCCCacctttttttctcttcaatgGCATCGGCATCCATTCATAATGGGCCAAGAAAGGCTCTATAATAGTGaaattatatgtatgtatatatatacacacacatattagtatacatatacataaattGTCCTATTAACTCCAAAAGTGAGGTGTTAATTTTTAGGATTCACGTagagttcaaaatattttaaaaaaattgaaaaaaaatatttatactttgATCAATTTTACGaatccaataatatatttttttatttgaaacaaaaatcaaatgcaacttaaaaagtatatgaaatgtattttattttatatctaaCGACTCAAAATTattatgcatttttcatgttgaatttgatttttgtttataacaaaaaatatatcgttgggttcgtaaaatttgttaaaatacaaatatatttttttcaaattttttgaaaaatattttaaactcTAAAAATTATGATCTCATTTTAGAACCGAATGACTCTCAATGTTGCCGAATAACAAGATTTGTTGAACTGGCAAATGCATGCAATTAAAGCATAAAAGAATCCAAGTGCCTAACAAAGTAAACGTTTGTTTCCTTCTAATTAATTGAACATTCAATCTAATAATACAGAGAACCCCCCCAAACGGTGTCGTACCACAAAGTCAAATATACAAGATCATTGAATGAGCCCATAAATAACAATATAAATCTTACATGCATGTGACCCTATCCACCAAGTGTGCGTATGGTGGGGCTGTACGGTGTAAATACGCGttttaaaaaagggaaaaaattgtaattatAACATAAATGGGAGATGGGAGGCGGTTTTCAGTCTGAAACAAACCAAGCTCGCAAATACGCACAGAGAAGCAAAAACCAGGCCACGCAGATTAGCTAGCGGAGGGACTCACTGTTGAGCAGAAGAGGAGTAAGTGATTTCAAGAGTCGAGTGATTTTTTCTCTTTCTGAGAGTAAgtatgatctctctctctcgcagCCATTGGTTGTTTGTTTGATTCTTTGCGTTTTAGCGTTGATTGTTTTTGACGGtttcttttgtgtttggatAAGGTGATGGAGTCGAACGATTCATCATACGTGTCTTCACCGGAGGCTCCAAGGAGGAGATCTCCACCACCACCGAAATCACCGACTTCAGGTGCCTGATCTGATCTGCTCCCGATGTGCagagaattttatttattgtttcatCAATGGcattttcatttcattgattCAATGTTGAATTCATAGTTTCTTTTGGAATTGTGGAGTTAATGTAGAGATTATGATGTCTGCTCCTCTCAATTTTGGTTTTGTTGCAGTAGCTGTTAGATAGCTGAGAGAGTTGACGGTGGTTGATTCCGCAAGTTTCTGTTTATTTCTGTCAGATATTCAAATATCCTTGGTGTCACAGATATGGAGTATGAGATAGCGTTAGATTGTTTTTATGTTATTTGATCTGATGCATATGGTTGTGCAATGTGGATGTTCTGGAAAGCAATTTGATGGATGAGTTTGAACAATTAGTCACCATGCCTTGTCAAGTGGGGAGTCTGGGGACTGAAACATTGCTGTAAAATTCTGAGAATTGTTGCACTTCTTcgtggtttttttattttttcgttTTTTTGAATTTATGGTAACTTTCGCATGGTGGAAGGAATGCATGGTAGTCAAAGGGAGTGATGCCAATTAAGCCATATACATAGTGATGTTTATAGATACCATATGTAGGTGTAAGATGGATCATAATCCTTTTCCTTCTGAAGAATTGGCAGTCTCTTTCATCTTGCATGCAACTGTTATAGATCATTTGGAGCTCTAGACATACAGTTAAGCAGTATATTTCAACTGGTTCACGCTGACAGTTTTAAATGCCACCGTGCATTTATCCTCCTGAAGTTCAAGCAAGTAGCTGGCAATGCTTTATctgtcaaaagtcaaaactttTTTATCGTCTTATGACTTAAGCTTAACTACTGCCTCCTAGCTGTAGGTCATTCATCAGCTCTGCAATTTTGTATATGTGAAAGATTGCTTCCTTCTAATGTTTGGTTTTGAAGAGGGAATTTTAGATGTTCTGCTTTTTTGATTTAATCATGCAACGCAAATGATATTACCATAGAATGCTTGTGTCAAAGATGTCAAATACCAGCGAGTTAAGTAACGTCTTAGGATgttatagtgtttttttttcaacttgttATGATGCTTAGCTTGTCATGGATTGCAATTATGTTCTTTGTACTACAGACTACGGTACTTGTATGTAATGAGACATTAGGGTGTCATTTTGGCTTGTAGAGAGAGTACTGATATTGCTACTTCAAAATTATAAATTGAAAGTGTTAGCAACTCCATCCAATTCATTCATCATATATTCATTTATTTCATGCATAATCTTATTTCAGTTTGGAAATTCTGTTATTCATCCCTCTCCATCTTACTTGTTCATGTCAGATTCTGCTGAGAAGCAAACATATATTAGGTTTCTTGTTTCAAATGCTGCAGCTGGTTCTGTCATTGGAAAAGGTGGCTCAACGATAAATGATTTTCAGTCGCAATCTGGAGCCCGAATCCAGCTGTCACGCAATCAAGAATTTTTTCCAGGAACCACTGATCGGATAATTATGATATCTGGAATATTTGATGATGTGCTAAAAGCTATGGAACTTGTTCTTGGAAAATTGTTGAGTGAGGTAATATATCACAACATGGCTTCTTCTCCATATATTTTATAAAGTCTTGATGGTGATTTAGTCTAcctcttttttctgttttgttgATCAGCTTCGCAGCGAAGAAGGCAGTGATGCTGAACCAAGAACAAGAGTGAAAATAATTGTTCCAAATAGTTCTTGTGGTGGCATAATTGGGAAAGGAGGGTCGACAATAAAGTATGGTTATTGCTACTTGTTCTGTCTGTAATAGAACTAATTTAGTCTACTTGATCTGGTGGTTTTTAGATGAAGTAAGAAAACTTTCTTGGCCTAGGAATTTTTGTCTACCTCATGTAACTCTCTttaataatttttgaaactaGGTTTAGGAGTTGCATCggatgtatttatttatttaaatttcatTAAGATGTTCTTCATCCCACTGTTTTTTATTAGCTAGGTTTATCTTGGAATTGTCAactgcaaaacaaaaaatccTCTGCACGATACgtagattttatttttataagttACAgattatattcttaattttttgaggATGAGGGGAATTGGAACTTGCACCTAATGCATAAGTAAGCAGTTCTGTAGAGCATGGTTCGATTCAGTAGATTTTTAGTTATAATCATAAATTAGAAAGAACTGTCAATCATTAAACTTTCTGTTGTTGAAACTCTTATTCAGTATTTCAGATAGAATATATTTGCCGAATATGGAGTGATTGGTATTAATGTTTGGCTGTTTGCTCAGCTGATCAATTGTATGACTAGTTTATGAGTGGTTGACTATGCATGTTTCTGATCTTAAGGAGCCAAAAAGGGAGACAGTTTTTTTTGCGGGAAGAACAGTGAGAAATATGCACACCATTATTAACTGTATTTCTTGTTAAATTACATCTCCATATACAATCATTTCTCAATAATCTTTCTGGCAAAAATGAGCTGCCagtgaatttattatttttgggcccttcttttattttttcaaactgaatagggaaaaagaaaaagaaaaatgaggcTGATGCTGATTAGTTGACATCAAAGTTTGTTGATATGCAGGTCATTTATTGAAGACTCTCAAGCTGGGATTAAGATATCTCCTCAAGACAATAACTTTTATGGATTCAGTGACAGGCTTGTGACACTTACAGGCACTCTAGATGAGCAAATGCGTGCTATTGAATTGATTTTATCTAAGCTATCTGAAGATTCTCACTACGTCCAAAGTATAAATGCCCCTTTTGCATATCCAGGTTTGTGTgtgctatttttcttttcatctaAGTCAAATTCTAATTTCCTTATCATAGGCTTCTAGTCAAGTAGCTGTATTTTACTAAAAAGATTATGTTTTCTTAATCTTGGTTTGACCTTTGAGACTCAATTTTTCACCACGATTATGGCGAAAAATGTGGTCAATGACCCCTAACACACAGTCGTACACATAACAAAGGGATCGGTTTTAGAGAAATTAAAATAGTTTCATGGTAGATGGAGAAAGTGACCTGTGGCGGGTTCAAATTAACCGTTTTTACCCTATAGTTGCATGTGCTTTTTGGTGCTTTGTGTACTTCAGTTTATATTGCCCCTCTTCTTTCCGATAGGCTCAACTACAACATTCCTTTATATATGTGCATCCAATTGAAATTGAAGCTGCACAAAGTGCTTTGCGCAATTTCGGCGTGGAAGGGAGATGCTATTATTCAACTCTAGCCTCTTAATTATTTCTTCAGTAAAATATTCAAGAATTCAGGAGGAATCTCTTGCAATTTAGCTCAATGATATGGTTGAATGCTGATTTTTTAGTGCCCATTTGTTATCTTTTGTGGTTTTGGATCTGTACGTGGTGTGATAAATACAACATTATTCTATATCTATGCTAATATTGAGTTATGTTGATTATTGTGAAAATTTTCGTTCCTAGTAGTTGCTTGAATCTTTTGGTGTTATTTCGTCTGGTTTTTGTGGTTCGACATGTAACATGTGCTTCTTTCTGTTATAGCAGTGGCCCATCACAATTCAATGGGTTATGGACCAAGTGCTGCTGTAGGGAAGTTTCAGAATAATAAGGTTCATCTTATTCAATGTTTTTCTAATTTTACTCTTTGACGGTGTTATTTACATCATCAGCTTttagtaaaatatattttcaggTCAATGTGCATGGTATTAATAGATCCACTGTGAATTATGATCTGGTTTAGAAGTCATATTAttgtaatttttcttcttttccttgctTGATAGGGTTGCAAGTTGCAACTCATTGGTGTCTCTTTAATAAAtccttttccattcaaaaaagaacTTGTGTTTTCTTAGGAAAGATCATTTATTCCTTGCCTAGAGGTAGAATATTTGAATGTTCATTGGGATGGTCCAGAGTTTCTACATGGAGTTTAGGAGGTATAACTACAAAGAAGATGGTGAGTGTCTGCCTCTCCCCCCAGTCTGAAACAATGAAATAGGGTCCATATCGATATGGGTAAGTTCATCTATAAGAGAAATGGACTTGCCTTTGGCGGCTTCAGTTTCAGTGTAAGGGTTTAGCTTAGCAATGTATTCCATTGGGGAAAGTCTTGGTGTCTTCTGGCAAAGATGAACCACATGATTACTATTGCCTTCATCAAGGATAGAGATTATGATGAGTTTTGATGCCGCTATTGTAATATCCAATTACTTGAACTCTTGAAGAAATTGATCCCTTGTGTCTTCTCTTTTGCAATTTAAGCATACTATGAATTTTCGAAAATTTTTGTGAAACTTCAACAATATATTTGCATTTTCGTTTGCTTGCACATACATCTTGTTTTAACTTTGATGACACAAGGATGCCTGATATTTTCCAGGAGGATCACTTTGACTCCATGACAATTGGTGTCTCTGACAGTCACATTGGGTTGGTTGTTGGTCGGGGTGGGAGGAATATCATGGAAATCAGCCAGGTCTGCAAGTAGCAAATATTTCTAGTTTGTCTATTGCCAAGCATATGCATTTAAGACCCTTGTTTTTGCAGGTTAGTGGAGCCAAGATAAAAGTATCGGACAGAGGTGATTTCATGACTGGAACGACTGACAGGTATGTATTCAAGGATCAATCCGCTGATTGAAAGGTGAAATTTTTGGGCGACATATGCTAAAATTTGGTTTGGTCCTCTTCACCTTTGGCAGGAAAGTCACAATCACCGGACCTCCTAGAGCAATCCACACAGCTGAGTCCATGATTATGCAGAAAGTGGCCTATGCTGCGGAAAAGGCAATGGATTAGATTTCCAATACTCTGATCCATCGTTAACGAGAATTCTTTCTTAAAATGCTTGCTATTTCCTAATTATTTGGCAATCTTAGCAACCCATCCATCCACATACCTTCTCCTTATGAGTTACTTTGAATGCAAAAGCTGTGATTGAGAACAAGAACGGGAGACGAAATAGACACACAGGCAGAGTTCTTTACAAGAAATTGTCGGGGAACACAGACTCTCTTGGGATTacaaaaaacagagaagaaatgtTGTTGGATTAGGACAGCTTTAACTTGACCAAATATAGAATTagcataatttattttttctcacAGTTTGTACTTTGTGGTGCCGAATTAGCTAGTGTTGTGTCTTACGTTTTGGTAGGATGCTATGCTTGAGGATTTTGCTGTTGgaactttcttttgtttttgcttggTTATGTGCTTCATTCACACATTTGTTCTATGATATTCTTTAAATCTTCTCACCACCCGTGTCTGCCTTCGGTCAGCCCATGATAGCACGCACTGATTTGTTCTCCTCAGCCAAAGGGCTCAGAAAACATGTTCATTATGTTAGGAGATTTGGTATATTATATTTACTTCATCTTTCCTGAGCAATGTGGGTTTAGAGCATTGAGTCCCTTCGTCACTTGATAGTTTGCACAACATTATCAAGTTTGAGACTGCAGAGACGTGTAGTCCGTCTACTCGAGTTGGGTGTTACACTTGCTGAGTAAAAAGTGTCACTTGTAGCAATTAACCCAGGAAATTAATTAAAGAGATGAAAATGAATCTCATTTACACAATGAGAAACAGCAACCTCAGCACGTCTTGAATTAAAAAGAGTACCTTAATTTAACTAATTTATTGGTGTATTAGACGGTACTGGGAATTACAATGATCAGTGATCCATGTTATATAGAATAATAGACACAAAACTCAACTTTCATAGTTTCATGCAGGAAAGTAACTACAATACGTTTATATACTTTGCATGCACACTGAAAGTCCATGCTTTATTAGAtggaatatttttatattttgctaACTGAAAGAAAGAACCTCATGTAAATATTGTTTCATGGCCACTGATGACTTCCTGATCCACCTCCGTACCCGCTCCCATAACCCGACCCATATCCGCTACCATATCCGGAACCGttaccacctccacctccacccccgcccccgcccccgcctcctcctcctcctccaccaccaccacttccaTATCCGGATCCACTTCCATATCCAGATCCATACCCAGACCCATACCCGGATCCACCACCcactccacctcctcctcctcctcctctaccaccaccaccacctccaccacctccTATTCCACCACCAGACCCGTATCCGGATCCTGACCCATACCCTGATCCATACCCACCTgaccctccaccaccaccaccaccacttcctcctcctcctcctccacctccactTCCGTTCAGCACCCCCTTAGGTACCCTAGCAGCAAAAGCAACGTCCAAAAGGAGCAAAGCCAAGAACGCCCCAGCTATGATCAGCTTTGAAGAACTAGCCATCTTTTGCAGTTTCAAAATGTACCCTCCCTCAGTGACTCAGtctgcctatatatatatataattaagcatggtatatatatagatatgcgtatatgtatatatgagacAGTAATGCTTGTGTTTTTGTGAGTGAAGATCGATAAGGGAGGGGTTCCCTTTATATAGGCATTGTGCAGATCGACACAATTGAGTGAAGATATGTGTGTGTTAGTGGTGGGGGACGGCGGTAGTAGTGGTGGTGGACTGATTTACGTACATCTGTATATCTTGTCTTGTGTGTCAAATACATGACTGTATCCCACTTTTGACTCTATATATGCACTAACAGTCTTGTGGTGATATACCATACAAATGTCTTCTTAACAAATCCACGAATGCAGTCTTTTTCACAAAGTGCGCATTTTAAGTACTGCCGCCAtaggagaatatatatatatataattaataggcGCATTATAAGCCTGTAAATTAGGGTTTCAAATCATGGTGATAATTGGCACTACACACTTTTAACGAAACCCTAAAACTAGAggccacatatatatataatcccacTAACCCAAATTCCATTCCAATCTGACAAAATCTGTAATGGTATTGGTCGGGGTTGCTTTCTTCGTATGTACTCATGGAATGACAACTGTCACTTTACCTTATCTCTCTGACTATACTATCATGCATGCTTGCATTCAATCATACATTCATACTCGGCTCATCATTTCCTTTTATCAAAACATGCACATGATAGCTAGGTTTTACCATCAATTTCTTGGTCAACAGTGCACTACAATTTAGGCCTCGATTCGTAGTTTTACTCATGATTTCGTGGGTTTCATTTCCTGGATTGTCTTCGTTGTTATTGCCATTGTTTCCAGCCGTGGTGTTTGTCTTGTTGTTGGTTATGGTGGCTGGTTACGGGTCTCCAGAACTTGAAGTACAAACTTCCATGGTTGACGGAGATAGAGAGATAGTATGGCTTGGCCCATTATGAATTATAAAGGCCCATCTCTCCTTCAGTTCAACGCGAATCTTACTAAGCCCAAGAAACCGCAGGGCTGGGTTGTTTTGTTTGATCTGGGCCTTCACTAAACTGGGCTGCCAACTCaaacccaaaacaaaaaaacgAAAGAATTTCTCCCTATCTTGTCATGATGACATCAGACTCTGAGTCTGCACTCTGCACAAAGACACGAAACCACGGACTATAACCCGACTGGCTATAGATCTTGACGGTTCGTGTTGGCTTCTTCGTCTAAACGAAGACTCTACACTCCCTGATCTTATTCCTCCACATTGTTCATATTCTCTCAGATCTCCGTCTCACTCCCTTAATCTCCTGAAACAACATTCCAGGTACGTCGCGGTCCAATTTGGAATTTCAATCGTTGCCTTTGTAAATTAATCGATTCGGATCCCTTTGAATTGAATTGCATTTAACGTTTCGTCGTACAGAATCTGAGAATAGTTCGTGAATTGTATTTTCTGATTGGTTTCTGTGAAATTGGAGAGCGCCAATTGGAGGAGTGATCTTATATTTAAATTAATAGCGTTTTTCTGCGAATTATGCTAGGGTTTGTGTTCATTTCTTGAATGCTTTCACTCTTTGATTGATTGTTTTAGCTGAGGACTCAAAAGTTTGCTGAACTTGGAAATTTTGGCATTTTTTGTTTGTGCTTATCTAATCAAGTCAGCTCCTATAATATGATTTAGTTTTGACTTCTAAGCTGATATATTTGATAAACATAGAAACAGCTGCTATGGAAACGGAGGAGATAAGGAAAGAGATTGTTATCGGCTCTGGGAATTTAGAATTGGCCTATGACCAGTGGGTTGCCCTTCCTGTTTCTGGGGCACGACCATCAGCTCGATACAAGGTAATTTTTGTTCTAGAAATTGACTGATATTTTGAATCAGGCAGAGCTTTTGCGAGCCAATGTTCCCTTTAGTATGCTTTAACTAACTTTAGCTAGTCATGTCAATTGTACATTTGTATTCTTTCAAATAGTATCGGTGATGCAGATGTAACCGTTAGAGATGCTGTGATTAGATGGGGAAAAAAGCATTGGAAATAGTATTGTTATCAGCATTGTTTTAGAGTGATCACTTTATATGCTTCATCAAAACTCTGATTCTTTCTCTGCCattttgttgtttaattatAGCATGCTGCAGCAGTTATCGATGAGAAACTATATGTCATTGGAGGGAGTCGTAACGGTCGGTACCTGTCTGACATTCAGGTGCTGGACATGCCAATGAATTCGtgcttatgaatttttttttcttgtttggccATGTGTTATTTTGCTTTTCTTGCAGGTTTTTGATCTTCGTAGCCTGGCATGGTCTAGTCTAAACCTGAAGAGTGAAAATGCTGATAAGTTGGGGAATAGTAGTCCACAGGAAGTTCTTCCTGCCATCTCAGATCATAGTGTGGTAAGAAGTTCAGAATGTGCACAATCATCCCCACAAATGCACACGCCTGTTTGCTTACTCTCTCACTCCCACACAACATGCAACCTgtattctttctctctcttctttgacTTGGATTATTATAATTACTTCTGCAGTTCGTTAATATTTTGACAGATTAAGTGGGGAAACAAACTCCTCGTCCTCGGTGGGCATTACAAGAAACCTTCTGGTAGCATGATAGGTTTGTGTCTTTCAAAGCATTCTGATTGCCTTTGATCATTTATTCAACTGGTTGATGGTACCATGAAATGCTCTATTGTTAGACTCCCATGTCATGTAATTGTATTTCTTGTAGTGCTGTTCATTGATCTAGAAACACACTTCTGTGGTGTGGTGGAGACCTCAGGAAAAGTTCCGGTAAGTGAATATATTGAATGCCAAATTATACTTCCTTCCTTCATCTTATTGCTCTCATAACATGTTTTATTGGTTTACTTTTTGATTTTAGT includes the following:
- the LOC119990007 gene encoding histone H2B.2, coding for MAPKADKKPAEKAPAAEKKPRAEKKLPKEAPVSAEKKKKKAKKSVETYKIYIFKVLKQVHPDIGISSKAMGIMNSFINDIFEKLAQESSRLARYNKKPTITSREIQTAVRLVLPGELAKHAVSEGTKAVTKFTSS
- the LOC119989884 gene encoding protein BTR1-like, giving the protein MESNDSSYVSSPEAPRRRSPPPPKSPTSDSAEKQTYIRFLVSNAAAGSVIGKGGSTINDFQSQSGARIQLSRNQEFFPGTTDRIIMISGIFDDVLKAMELVLGKLLSELRSEEGSDAEPRTRVKIIVPNSSCGGIIGKGGSTIKSFIEDSQAGIKISPQDNNFYGFSDRLVTLTGTLDEQMRAIELILSKLSEDSHYVQSINAPFAYPVAHHNSMGYGPSAAVGKFQNNKEDHFDSMTIGVSDSHIGLVVGRGGRNIMEISQVSGAKIKVSDRGDFMTGTTDRKVTITGPPRAIHTAESMIMQKVAYAAEKAMD
- the LOC119989967 gene encoding putative glycine-rich cell wall structural protein 1, which encodes MASSSKLIIAGAFLALLLLDVAFAARVPKGVLNGSGGGGGGGGSGGGGGGGSGGYGSGYGSGSGYGSGGGIGGGGGGGGGRGGGGGGGVGGGSGYGSGYGSGYGSGSGYGSGGGGGGGGGGGGGGGGGGGGNGSGYGSGYGSGYGSGYGGGSGSHQWP